A genome region from Streptomyces sp. NBC_01296 includes the following:
- a CDS encoding alpha/beta hydrolase — translation MELTSTSFLVTLIAVTALAMLAALLLWNRIPGPGWVRWPVRVLMIGLCQLTSIAVIATWINGSYGLYSSWNDLLGTENVQNSSAMTGPPLGRAKFTQGGDGTQTAYFRGSHSKLAGQVIVWTPPEYRAPGAEKRRFPVLMLLHGYPGSPRTWIDLGNMPGALEQLVRLGAAHPFILVIPEIYPGGVNTDCSNTPTRKVAGWLAEDVPDLVAKNFRTLREPSGWGVLGVSTGAFCAAKLPLQYPKVFRAGAALDPDPLAGDPEVLADPALRERNSPLWLVRQAKRADIGLFLATSAQDKDSPPQQLEAFSRAAAGSGVRVRTLVRPAGGHNFQTWTGMYPEALGWLSTELAPPGDAR, via the coding sequence GTGGAGCTGACCAGTACGTCGTTCCTCGTCACACTGATCGCCGTCACCGCGCTCGCCATGCTCGCCGCCCTGCTGCTGTGGAACCGGATCCCCGGACCCGGGTGGGTGCGGTGGCCCGTGCGGGTGCTGATGATCGGGCTGTGCCAGCTGACGTCCATCGCGGTGATCGCGACCTGGATCAACGGCAGCTACGGGCTCTACTCCTCCTGGAACGACCTGCTGGGCACGGAGAACGTGCAGAACTCCTCGGCGATGACGGGGCCGCCGCTGGGCCGGGCCAAGTTCACGCAGGGCGGCGACGGTACGCAGACCGCCTATTTCCGCGGCTCTCATTCGAAGCTCGCCGGGCAGGTGATCGTGTGGACTCCGCCCGAGTACCGGGCCCCGGGCGCGGAGAAGAGACGGTTCCCGGTGCTGATGCTGCTGCACGGGTATCCGGGCTCGCCCCGGACCTGGATCGACCTGGGCAACATGCCCGGCGCGCTGGAGCAGCTGGTCCGGCTGGGCGCGGCGCACCCGTTCATCCTGGTGATCCCGGAGATCTACCCGGGCGGGGTGAACACGGACTGCAGCAACACGCCGACGCGGAAGGTGGCCGGCTGGCTCGCGGAGGACGTGCCGGACCTGGTCGCGAAGAACTTCCGTACCCTGCGCGAGCCCAGCGGCTGGGGGGTGCTGGGCGTGTCGACCGGGGCGTTCTGCGCGGCCAAGCTGCCGCTGCAGTACCCGAAGGTGTTCCGGGCGGGCGCGGCCCTTGACCCCGACCCGCTGGCCGGGGACCCGGAGGTGCTGGCCGACCCGGCCCTGCGCGAGCGCAACAGCCCCCTGTGGCTGGTCCGGCAGGCCAAACGGGCCGACATCGGGCTGTTCCTGGCCACCTCGGCGCAGGACAAGGACAGCCCGCCGCAGCAGCTGGAGGCCTTCAGCCGGGCCGCGGCGGGCAGCGGGGTCCGCGTGAGGACCCTCGTCCGCCCGGCCGGCGGCCACAACTTCCAGACCTGGACCGGGATGTACCCGGAGGCGCTGGGCTGGCTGAGCACGGAGCTCGCGCCGCCCGGAGACGCGCGGTAG
- a CDS encoding cytochrome P450 family protein: MSPDNAPAPAYVIDPAGGCPHALNARLRARGPVADVVLPGGVPGAVVLGHEALKEFLAHPDAAKDARHFPSLHDGTIPPNWPLRAFANAQGMHTSDGADHRRLRSLVGNAFTARQVERLRPRIEELTAGLLDDLGRAAAEAPDGVADLRTHFALPLPMSVICELLGVDPEHRGRLHHLSHTVIIATDTTPAEAMAAVRELVELMGTIAAARREKPGDDLTSALIAAREGDGDRLSEAELIGTMRLMLVAGHETTLNLISNAVRALCTHRDQLALVQESKATWSDVVDETLRWDGPVSWFPFRYPTRDLTVDGTVIPKGTPVLAGYTAAGRDEAFHGPDADRFDITRPTAARNLSFGHGAHYCVGAPLARLEAVIALEQLFTRFPDLDLAVPEPELPHQHSFIGNSVESLPVRLAGR, from the coding sequence TTGTCACCCGACAACGCACCCGCGCCCGCGTACGTCATCGACCCCGCCGGCGGATGCCCGCACGCCCTCAATGCCCGGCTGCGCGCCCGGGGCCCCGTGGCGGACGTCGTCCTGCCCGGCGGGGTGCCCGGGGCGGTCGTCCTCGGACACGAAGCGCTGAAGGAGTTCCTCGCCCACCCCGACGCGGCCAAGGACGCCCGGCACTTCCCGTCCCTGCACGACGGCACCATCCCGCCGAACTGGCCTCTGCGGGCGTTCGCCAACGCCCAGGGCATGCACACCTCCGACGGAGCCGACCACCGCCGGCTGCGCTCCCTCGTCGGGAACGCCTTCACCGCCCGCCAGGTGGAGCGGCTGCGGCCGCGGATCGAGGAGCTGACCGCCGGGCTCCTCGACGACCTCGGCCGGGCCGCGGCCGAGGCCCCCGACGGTGTCGCGGACCTGCGCACCCACTTCGCCCTGCCCCTGCCGATGAGCGTCATCTGCGAGCTGCTCGGCGTGGACCCCGAGCACCGGGGCCGGCTGCACCACCTGTCCCACACGGTGATCATCGCCACCGACACCACCCCCGCCGAGGCGATGGCCGCCGTACGGGAGCTCGTCGAGCTGATGGGCACGATAGCCGCCGCCCGCCGCGAGAAGCCGGGCGACGACCTGACCAGCGCGCTGATCGCCGCCCGTGAGGGCGACGGCGACCGGCTCAGCGAGGCCGAACTCATCGGCACCATGCGCCTGATGCTCGTCGCCGGCCACGAGACCACCCTCAACCTCATCAGCAACGCCGTCCGCGCCCTGTGCACCCACCGCGACCAGCTCGCACTGGTCCAGGAGTCCAAGGCCACCTGGTCCGACGTGGTCGACGAGACCCTGCGCTGGGACGGACCGGTCAGCTGGTTCCCGTTCCGGTACCCCACCCGCGACCTGACCGTCGACGGGACCGTGATCCCGAAGGGCACCCCGGTCCTCGCCGGCTACACCGCGGCCGGCCGCGACGAGGCCTTCCACGGCCCGGACGCCGACCGCTTCGACATCACCCGCCCCACCGCCGCCCGCAACCTCTCCTTCGGGCACGGCGCGCACTACTGCGTCGGCGCCCCGCTGGCCCGACTCGAGGCGGTCATCGCCCTGGAGCAGCTCTTCACCCGCTTCCCGGACCTCGACCTCGCCGTCCCCGAGCCCGAACTCCCGCACCAGCACAGCTTCATCGGCAACAGCGTCGAGTCCCTGCCGGTCCGCCTGGCCGGGCGGTAG
- a CDS encoding Ig domain-containing protein, which produces MSRLLTPPRAAALATAALATLLPAAVWMASATAAPAGLPASAPAPAAAPAPAPAPAPEKKCTLPGGLAELSGLAMSRKHPGVFYAVNDSGNTNQVFAVDCTTATGRLRATYTVSGVGNTDWEGLALGKDAAGLPTILVGDIGDNFSGRAEITVHAFAEPEQLADATVTPVTYRFAYADGRHDAESLLADPVTGQLYVASKLIGAAGRLYKAPLPPLTGQVNTLTAVRPGPVFATDGAFSPSGASYTLRSGGPLGANTATVYDTAGTKLADVALPAQSQGETVTYADCTSLLVGSENDTQIWRVPLPPEATPGCGTTPTPTPTPTPTPTPGPGDLKVADPGPQACTFNQPCTIRLTATGGKPPVRFAAGGLPFGLALDTASGRITGKPWGSGTARVTVTATDSTGATASTAFPLTLTWF; this is translated from the coding sequence ATGTCCCGACTCCTCACGCCCCCACGGGCCGCCGCCCTTGCAACCGCTGCCCTCGCCACGCTCCTCCCGGCGGCCGTTTGGATGGCCAGTGCCACCGCCGCCCCGGCCGGCCTGCCCGCCTCCGCGCCCGCTCCCGCCGCGGCCCCGGCCCCGGCTCCGGCTCCGGCTCCGGAGAAGAAGTGCACGCTCCCCGGCGGCCTGGCCGAGCTCAGCGGACTCGCCATGAGCCGCAAGCACCCCGGCGTCTTCTACGCCGTCAACGACAGCGGCAACACCAACCAGGTCTTCGCCGTCGACTGCACCACGGCGACCGGCCGGCTCCGGGCCACGTACACCGTCTCCGGCGTCGGCAACACCGACTGGGAGGGGCTGGCCCTCGGCAAGGACGCGGCCGGCCTTCCGACGATCCTGGTCGGCGACATCGGCGACAACTTCAGCGGGCGCGCCGAGATCACCGTGCACGCCTTCGCCGAGCCCGAGCAGCTCGCCGATGCCACCGTCACGCCGGTGACGTACCGCTTCGCCTACGCGGACGGCAGGCACGACGCCGAGTCCCTGCTCGCCGACCCCGTCACAGGTCAGCTCTACGTCGCGAGCAAACTCATCGGCGCGGCCGGTCGGTTGTACAAGGCCCCGCTGCCCCCGCTGACCGGTCAGGTCAACACCCTCACCGCGGTCCGCCCGGGTCCGGTCTTCGCCACCGACGGCGCGTTCTCGCCGTCCGGCGCCTCGTACACCCTGCGCAGCGGCGGTCCGCTCGGCGCCAACACCGCCACCGTGTACGACACCGCGGGCACCAAGCTCGCGGACGTCGCCCTGCCCGCCCAGTCCCAGGGCGAGACCGTCACGTACGCGGACTGCACCAGCCTGCTCGTCGGATCGGAGAACGACACCCAGATCTGGCGGGTCCCGCTGCCGCCGGAGGCCACCCCGGGCTGCGGCACCACGCCGACGCCCACCCCCACGCCGACGCCCACCCCCACACCCGGCCCGGGCGATCTGAAGGTCGCCGACCCCGGCCCGCAGGCCTGCACGTTCAACCAGCCCTGCACCATCCGGCTCACCGCCACCGGCGGAAAGCCGCCCGTCCGCTTCGCCGCCGGCGGACTGCCGTTCGGCCTGGCCCTCGACACCGCCTCCGGCCGTATCACCGGCAAGCCCTGGGGCAGCGGTACCGCACGGGTCACGGTGACCGCCACCGACTCCACCGGAGCCACCGCGAGCACCGCCTTCCCCCTCACCCTCACCTGGTTCTGA
- a CDS encoding LysR family transcriptional regulator: MTPTLAQLRYLVAVADCRSITGAAASVFVAQSALSRAIQAMERDLGVDLLARRGRGVDLTPEGSRAVRLARTVLDAVEAIDDIGTAHGSGVRVALTLVTTPTLALDLAADLVPAFTERHTGVDVRLQQHDSREALVQELAAGSAELALVDLPVDKELSTHHIQEREVVLISPIGCRLPDPMPFRLLDGLPMVLPTPGAGRRTELEAMFSCLGVRPVPTLEADERLAWVTGVTDGRGSVVWYRDVAVRAFGDRAEIRSFSPPLLRPVGIAHARRPLSRAARAFIAHARHNAPVREPAR; the protein is encoded by the coding sequence ATGACCCCCACCCTCGCGCAGCTTCGCTATCTGGTGGCCGTCGCGGACTGCCGTTCCATCACCGGCGCTGCCGCCTCGGTCTTCGTCGCCCAGTCCGCCCTGTCGCGGGCCATCCAGGCCATGGAACGCGACCTCGGAGTCGACCTCCTCGCCCGCCGGGGCCGGGGCGTGGACCTCACGCCGGAGGGGTCCCGGGCGGTCCGGCTCGCCCGTACCGTCCTGGACGCGGTGGAGGCGATCGACGACATCGGGACCGCGCACGGCAGCGGGGTCCGGGTCGCCTTGACCCTCGTCACCACCCCGACCCTGGCCCTGGACCTGGCCGCGGACCTGGTGCCGGCCTTCACCGAACGGCACACCGGAGTGGACGTCCGGCTCCAGCAGCACGACAGCCGGGAGGCCCTCGTGCAGGAACTCGCCGCAGGGAGCGCCGAGTTGGCCCTCGTGGACCTGCCGGTGGACAAGGAGCTGTCCACGCACCACATCCAGGAGCGCGAGGTGGTGCTGATCTCCCCGATCGGCTGCAGACTTCCCGACCCGATGCCCTTCAGGCTGCTCGACGGCCTTCCGATGGTGCTGCCGACCCCGGGCGCAGGCAGGCGCACCGAGTTGGAAGCCATGTTCAGCTGCCTCGGAGTACGCCCCGTGCCCACCCTCGAGGCCGACGAACGGCTCGCCTGGGTGACGGGCGTGACGGACGGCCGCGGCTCCGTCGTCTGGTACCGGGACGTGGCCGTGCGCGCCTTCGGCGACCGCGCGGAGATCCGCTCCTTCTCCCCGCCCCTGCTGCGCCCGGTGGGGATCGCACACGCCCGGCGGCCGCTGAGCCGCGCGGCCCGGGCGTTCATCGCGCACGCCCGGCACAACGCACCGGTACGGGAGCCGGCGCGCTGA